The Rhea pennata isolate bPtePen1 chromosome Z, bPtePen1.pri, whole genome shotgun sequence genome includes a region encoding these proteins:
- the LOC134153632 gene encoding programmed cell death 1 ligand 2-like, producing MFGIVTVLLLEVQLSAVSALFTVEVPQQLYIVEYGSNVTMECRFPVNGSLNLELLSVVWEQKRQGQPKSKEVYTLRNGKAFPSSQHHDYTGRAALLPGELKLGRAMLQITSVKIADAGSYLCLIEYQGADYKYVTLEVKASYKTINTRIMRKSDEDHFVFICQSEGFPLAEVFWQNEKKFNLSGSANTTHTLTADGLYNVTSVLTFKPNMSEIYSCVFWNKELNEKTSACISTLALMSTQYSGQKSLILLIIPTCVIVAVLLSALIIFQKRKSFRNCNAKKGRKRKLHCNQKDENGDNCNSQTRALCLSTIRVPGDGRNVSL from the exons ATGTTTGGAATCGTGACAGTGCTGTTGCTGGAAGTGCAGCTCAGTGCAGTCTCAG CTTTATTTACAGTTGAAGTTCCTCAACAGCTATACATTGTGGAGTATGGGAGCAATGTGACCATGGAGTGCAGATTCCCAGTAAATGGCTCATTAAATCTTGAACTCTTAAGTGTTGTCTGGGAGCAGAAAAGGCAAGGTCAGCCAAAATCAAAAGAGGTGTACACGCTTCGCAATGGGAAGGCGTTCCCTTCATCCCAGCATCACGATTATACAGGAAGAGCAGCACTGTTACCTGGTGAATTGAAACTGGGGCGAGCTATGCTTCAGATCACCAGCGTAAAGATCGCAGATGCAGGATCGTACCTCTGTCTCATCGAATACCAGGGAGCTGACTATAAGTATGTTACTCTGGAAGTGAAAG CATCCTACAAGACAATAAACACACGAATAATGAGAAAATCAGATGAAGAtcactttgtttttatatgCCAGTCAGAAGGCTTTCCCCTGGCAGAGGTATTCTggcaaaatgagaagaaatttaATCTCAGTGGATCTGCAAATACCACCCATACCTTGACTGCAGATGGCCTGTACAACGTAACCAGTGTCCTGACATTCAAACCAAACATGAGTGAGATCTACAGCTGCGTGTTCTGGAATAaagaactgaatgaaaaaacATCAGCTTGCATTTCTACTTTAG CTTTAATGAGTACACAGTATAGCGGACAAAAGTCACTGATCTTACTTATCATCCCTACATGTGTGATCGTAGCTGTTCTCCTCTCTGCATTAATAatctttcaaaagagaaaatcattCAGGAACTGCAATGCCAAAAAAG GTAGGAAGAGAAAACTTCACTGTAACCAGAAAGATGAGAATG gagaTAATTGTAACTCTCAAACTCGGGCTTTATGCTTGTCAACTATCAGAGTACCAGGAGATGGCAGGAATGTAAGCCTATGA